A genome region from Natranaeroarchaeum sulfidigenes includes the following:
- a CDS encoding DUF7344 domain-containing protein: MNTDTRDDRQKPARSELSADVIFDLLSVTRRRHALYYISEQVGTVSLPDLSDALTVWEPVEEERHHQRIATGLYHRHLPKLADAGVLQYDADTDTIELLPAAEQLQPYLDLAAQDDARSA; the protein is encoded by the coding sequence ATGAATACAGATACCAGAGACGACAGGCAGAAACCCGCCCGGAGTGAGCTATCCGCGGACGTCATTTTCGACCTGCTGAGTGTCACACGGCGTCGACACGCCCTCTACTACATCTCCGAGCAGGTCGGGACGGTCAGCCTCCCCGATCTCTCCGACGCGCTGACCGTGTGGGAGCCAGTCGAGGAGGAGCGCCACCACCAGCGAATCGCAACAGGACTCTATCACAGACACCTGCCGAAACTCGCCGATGCAGGAGTTCTCCAGTACGATGCCGATACTGATACGATCGAACTCCTCCCGGCGGCTGAGCAACTACAGCCGTATCTTGACCTTGCCGCACAGGATGATGCGCGGTCAGCATAG
- a CDS encoding DUF4013 domain-containing protein — translation MNIEILNYPRTGDETARTIILGGLLVLLSVLVVPTILLVGYLLRVLRSSAADEPDPPVLDEWWELFVDGLRGTVVSVVYGLIPLIGVVIAVGGVITIGADFGALGALGVLIGGLLWIGLTIAVIYALPAALANVAEEGTIGSGFDWKTLRPALRSEAYASAWLIGLLVVLAGGAIASLLSAVPVLGTIGSAFVVFYALVVAYHVVGRAWGDHAEALLSVDPDVGGEQSAV, via the coding sequence ATGAACATCGAGATACTCAACTATCCACGGACCGGTGACGAGACGGCGCGAACGATTATCCTCGGCGGGCTACTGGTACTGCTGTCGGTGCTCGTCGTTCCGACGATACTGCTCGTCGGATATCTCCTGCGGGTGCTTCGGAGTTCAGCGGCCGACGAGCCAGACCCACCCGTACTGGACGAGTGGTGGGAGCTGTTCGTCGACGGGCTCCGTGGGACAGTGGTCTCGGTCGTGTACGGCCTGATACCCCTGATTGGGGTTGTCATAGCGGTCGGCGGCGTCATCACGATCGGTGCTGATTTCGGTGCACTCGGCGCACTCGGCGTGCTGATCGGCGGCCTGCTATGGATCGGGCTCACTATCGCCGTCATATACGCGCTTCCGGCCGCACTGGCGAACGTCGCCGAGGAGGGGACGATCGGTTCGGGATTCGACTGGAAGACGCTGCGTCCAGCCCTCCGGAGCGAGGCATACGCCTCGGCGTGGCTGATCGGATTGCTGGTCGTCCTCGCTGGGGGAGCGATCGCTAGCCTGCTGAGTGCCGTTCCCGTACTTGGTACGATCGGCAGCGCCTTCGTGGTGTTTTACGCGCTGGTCGTCGCCTACCACGTCGTCGGTCGGGCGTGGGGCGACCACGCCGAAGCACTGCTGAGCGTCGACCCTGACGTCGGCGGGGAGCAGTCCGCGGTCTGA